Proteins encoded within one genomic window of Cucumis sativus cultivar 9930 chromosome 3, Cucumber_9930_V3, whole genome shotgun sequence:
- the LOC116402445 gene encoding NAD-dependent malic enzyme 59 kDa isoform, mitochondrial-like gives MILFDLLELRSPTIFMFCLFLHHFFKAVQLEFHLQVDMIVLTDGSRILGLGDLGVQGIGIPRLEGEEYLSIVDDFMEAVHTCWPKAIVQFEDFQMKWPFETLQRYRKRFCMFNDDIQGTAGVALVGLLGTVRAQGRPLSDFVNQKIVVVGAGSAGLGVLNMTIQAVSRMAGNNDSSLLYQKQRRKGRDHKKSMVESIRQGVENYNSVFVFTVENMRNLKFKELREQLKSASRVVPVHQDPRELEGLSEGANLLEVVSFLKLPSWLGILS, from the exons ATGATCCTCTTT GATTTATTGGAGTTGAGGAGTCCCACAATCTTTATGTTCTGTTTGTTTCTCCATCACTTTTTCAAGGCTGTTCAATTGGAGTTCCATCTTCAG GTTGACATGATTGTCTTGACAGATGGAAGTCGTATTCTTGGCCTCGGTGACCTTGGAGTTCAGGGAATAGGAATACCTAGATTGGAGGGAGAAGAGTATCTATCAATTGTTGATGATTTTATGGAAGCCGTGCATACATGTTGGCCTAAAGCTATTGTTCAG TTTGaggattttcaaatgaaatggcCTTTTGAAACATTACAACGTTATCGTAAGAGGTTCTGCATGTTCAACGATGACATACAA gGAACTGCTGGTGTTGCTCTCGTTGGACTATTGGGAACTGTGAGAGCTCAAGGGCGGCCATTGAGTGATTTTGTTAACCAAAAGATAGTAGTGGTAGGGGCTGGAAG TGCAGGGCTCGGTGTTCTTAACATGACTATTCAGGCTGTTTCGAGAATGGCAGGGAACAACGATTCTAGT TTACtttatcaaaaacaaagaagaaaaggaagggacCACAAGAAATCAATGGTGGAATCGATCAGGCAGGGTGTGGAAAATTACAactcagtttttgttttcactgTTGAGAACATGAGAAACCTCAAGTTCAAGGAACTCAGGGAGCAGCTGAAGTCAGCTAGCAG GGTGGTACCTGTTCACCAAGATCCAAGAGAGCTGGAGGGACTTAGTGAAGGAGCCAATTTATTAGAAGTGGTAAGCTTTCTCAAACTCCCTTCATGGTTAGGGATACTTAGCTAA
- the LOC116402446 gene encoding LOW QUALITY PROTEIN: uncharacterized protein LOC116402446 (The sequence of the model RefSeq protein was modified relative to this genomic sequence to represent the inferred CDS: inserted 6 bases in 6 codons; substituted 1 base at 1 genomic stop codon), giving the protein MEEQDKDMDKMRQDINNLGEQVSKILELLSAGKGKVVVETAQSSNPVQDTDDPIYPPGFTPRHMNATQSQTAQHYVAMNPLFDVPPPVPDIEQLETQAKIQDMGQNENTPAKQKLDVLEERLRAIEGTDVYGNIDATQLCLVPGLIIPTKFKVPEFDKYDGSSCPRSHLIMYCRKMAAHIGNDKLLIHCFQDSLTGPATRWYIQLDNAHIHVWKDLADAFLKQYKHNIDMAPDRLDLQRMEKKSSESFKEYAQRWRDIAAEVQPPLTDKEMTFMFMNTLRAPFYDRMIGNATTNFSDIIVIGERIEYGIKHGRLIETSAEYGGLKKGATPKKKEGEVHAIGFPNLGNHKSTFGQRKHDQSFPSYISNVTHIPYNNYGSKTNSETFRFDPIPMTYTELLPQLVHNRQLAPIPINPIQPPYPKWYDPNARCDYHAGGVGHSTENCLALKRKVQSLINAGWLSFKKAGEKPDVNNNPLPNHENSKVNAIDCFVGKCKNEVHEIRMPMETLFEGLFEAGYVSLEYLDPNIRYEGYDEGKRCIFHQGVAGHLSNDVILTVYEGQGKDEMKDNKICTLMGEVAKKENPFLPRPLTVFYQENRNKSSSCNPKQLIVEVPSPFKFKDLKAVPWRYDCQVITGPSVDNITGISGITRSGRCYKPDNLTAPSSSLTLGQGRKSEKRNVNEHDKEQDVEMSVIAKDIECKKPVTDEAANEFLKIVKQSEYKIIEQMHNTPARISLLSLFLNSEPHRKVLLDILNKAHVGHDISVEKFSGIIGSITSSNSIVFTDDEIPPEGLGHIKALHIQVKYKDYVIARVLVDNGSALNIMPKSTLLKLPVDMSYIKSSTMVVRAFDGSRREVIGDIELPIKIGPCTFNIVFQVMEITPTYSFLLGRPWIHSAGVVPSTLHQKLKFIVGSKMICLMGEEDFLITKPISTPYVEATEEALECSFRSFEIAHATMMEATAGEVIKSHMPKVTTKRMMRSGGYGLNQSLETLLNTPSNEGRFGLGYMPNVYDKIRLQKEKKKRCLEKQGMMVFDPSLKFIPALYDTFKSAGISYSSRDSDSKHCLLTKMESLSIAAVAQEASFEDETVYACPPNFELNNWDVFLSCILQIKHKSPNFFIDNIHKNEDVSNSSSTLDTLIYTMESDKESDDENAGRISSELLRLVEEEDKVLGPHQELVEVINLGSQEESKEVKIGTSMTSETRKKIINLLREYSDIFAWSYQDMPGLNTDIVVHRVPLKPECNPVRQKLRKMKPDILIKIKEEVQKQIEAGFLIVSKYPEWVAXIVPVPKKDGKVRMCVDYRDLNRASPKDNFPLPHIDMLVDNTAGYSTFSFMDGFSGYNQIKMAEEDREKTTFITLWGTFCYKVMPFGLKNAGATYQRAMVTLFHDMMHKEIEVYVDDMIAKSKANEDHTTILQKLFDRLRKXSGKLLGFIVSEEGIKVDPDKVKAIMDMPSPETEKEVRAFLGRLNYISRFISHLTPTCEPIFKLLRKNNPGKWNEDCEEAFNKIKQYLQSPPVLIPPAPGRPLILYLTVLEGSMDGVLGQHDLSGKKEHAIYYLSKKFTDYESKYSMLERTCCALVWTAHRLRQYMLYHTTWLISKMDPIKYIFEKPSLSGRIAKWQVLLSEYDIVYVTKKAIKGSALADHLAAQPVADYEPMSVDFPDENIFLVENDATDHETWIMLFDGASNELGHGIGVVLISPKGKVFPLTAKLCFECTHNIAEYEACIMGLQAAIDMSVKKLKVLGDSMLVIHQVKEEWETRDAKLVPYSQYIAKLSQNFEKISFDHVHREDNRMADALXTLTVMFNLNLEYELYPIQITKRDAPAYCMNIENDNKPWYFDIKQYIKCREYPYGASKNDKRTIRRLAMNFFLSGEVLYKRNHDMVLLRCVDVEEAKQIMIEIHEGICGTHANRHTMARQILRSGYYWTMMESDCIKYARECKKCQIYMDRIHAAASPLHVLSAPWPFSLWGIDVIGPIDPKASNGHRFILVAIDYFTKWIEAASYCNVTRGVVLKFIKKELICRYGLPEGIITDNAKNLNNKMMDELCEKFKINHRNSTPYRPKMKGAVEAANKNIKRIIEKMTTTYKDWHEILPFALHGYRTSVRTSTGXTPFSLVYGMEAVLPXEVEIPSLRVLMEAKLDEAEWKRSRYEQLNFIEEXRLTALSHGQLYQKRLMRAYNKKVHPRSFREGDLVLKRILPFLKDHRGKWTPNYEGPFVVKKXFSGGALLLTNMDGVELKNPVNSDYVRRYYA; this is encoded by the exons ATGGAAGAACAAGATAAAGACATGGATAAAATGAGACAAGATATTAATAATCTTGGGGaacaagtttcaaaaatactgGAATTGCTTTCAgcaggaaaaggaaaagtcgTCGTAGAAACAGCACAATCAAGTAATCCGGTTCAAGACACCGATGATCCCATTTATCCCCCAGGATTTACGCCACGCCACATGAACGCTACACAGTCTCAAACCGCTCAACATTATGTTGCTATGAATCCACTTTTTGATGTTCCACCTCCTGTCCCAGATATAGAACAATTGGAAACTCAGGCTAAAATTCAAGACATGGGGCAAAATGAAAACACTCCGGCTAAGCAAAAACTAGATGTTTTGGAAGAAAGATTGCGAGCAATTGAAGGGACTGATGTTTATGGAAATATAGATGCAACACAGTTGTGTTTAGTACCGGGTTTGATCATTCcaacaaagtttaaagttcccgaatttgacaaatatgatggATCATCGTGTCCAAGGAGTCATCTTATAATGTATTGTAGAAAGATGGCAGCGCATATTGGTAATGATAAATTGTTGATCCATTGCTTTCAGGACAGTTTGACTGGTCCAGCTACTCGATGGTATATTCAATTAGATAATGCACACATTCATGTTTGGAAGGATTTAGCTGATGCATTTCTAAAGCAATACaaacataatattgatatggctccagatcgtttagacttacaacggatggagaagaaaagttcAGAAAGCTTTAAAGAATATGCTCAACGATGGAGAGATATAGCCGCAGAGGTTCAACCACCATTAACAGACAAAGAAATGacatttatgtttatgaataCTTTGCGGGCGCCGTTCTATGATCGAATGATTGGTAATGCTACAACCAATTTTTctgacattattgttattggtgaaagaattgaatatgGGATAAAACATGGGAGGTTAATAGAGACTTCAGCTGAGTATGGTGGATTAAAGAAAGGAGCAACAcctaagaagaaagaaggtgagGTTCATGCAATTGGTTTTCCTAATTTAGGGAACCACAAATCAACTTTTGGCCAAAGAAAACATGACCAAAGTTTTCCTTCATATATAAGCAATGTTACTCATATCCCTTATAACAACTAT GGTAGCAAGACCAACTCAGAAACATTTCGATTTGACCCAATTCCTATGACATATACAGAGCTTTTACCTCAGCTAGTTCATAATCGACAGTTAGCTCCTATCCCAATAAATCCTATACAACCTCCTTATCCAAAATGGTATGATCCAAATGCTCGATGTGATTATCATGCCGGAGGAGTGGGACACTCAACTGAAAATTGTTTAGCTTTGAAAAGGAAGGTGCAATCTTTAATTAATGCTGGATGGTTGAGCTTCAAAAAAGCTGGTGAGAAGCCGGATGTCAACAACAATCCACTTCCTAatcatgaaaattcaaaagtgaaTGCGATAGATTGTTTTGTTGGAAAGTGTAAAAATGAAGTTCATGAGATAAGGATGCCTATGGAAACACTTTTTGAAGGTCTTTTTGAAGCAGGATATGTTAGTTTGGAGTATTTAGACCCCAATATAAGATACGAAGGATACGATGAAGGCAAACGTTGTATATTCCATCAAGGAGTTGCAGGCCACCTATCCAACGATGTT ATACTCACAGTATACGAAGGACAAGGAAAAGATGAGAtgaaagacaataaaatatgTACATTAATGGGTGAAGttgcaaaaaaggaaaatcccTTTTTACCAAGGCCTTTGACAGTCTTTTATCAAGAAAATCGTAATAAATCAAGTTCTTGCAATCCTAAACAACTCATTGTCGAAGTACCGAgtcctttcaaatttaaggATTTGAAAGCGGTGCCATGGCGGTATGATTGCCAAGTCATTACAGGTCCTTCAGTTGATAATATTACAGGAATCAGCGGGATAACTCGAAGTGGAAGATGTTATAAACCAGATAATTTAACAGCTCCTTCAAGTAGTTTAACATTGGGGCAAGGGAGGAAAagtgagaaaagaaatgtgaatGAACATGACAAAGAGCAGGATGTAGAGATGTCTGTCATAGCAAAAGATATAGAATGCAAAAAACCTGTTACAGATGAGGCAGCAAACGAATTcttgaaaatagtaaaacaaagTGAGTATAAGATCATAGAGCAAATGCATAATACTCCAGCTcgaatttctttattatctttgtttttaaattcagAGCCTCATCGCAAAGTGctattagatattttgaataaGGCACATGTTGGACATGACATTTCAGTGGAAAAGTTCAGCGGAATTATTGGAAGCATTACGTCTTCAAATTCTATAGTCTTCACGGATGATGAAATTCCCCCTGAAGGTTTAGGCCATATAAAAGCACTGCATATTCAAGTGAAGTACAAGGATTATGTTATAGCAAGAGTTTTAGTGGATAACGGTTCAGCTCTTAATATAATGCCTAAATCTACACTATTAAAGCTCCCAGTGGACATGTCATACATCAAATCAAGTACTATGGTAGTGAGAGCTTTTGATGGATCACGAAGAGAAGTAATTGGTGACATTGAATTACCAATCAAAATTGGCCCATGTACTTTCAATATAGTCTTtcaagtaatggagataacaCCTACTTACAGCTTTTTGTTAGGTCGTCCTTGGATTCACTCTGCAGGAGTGGTGCCATCTACATTGcatcaaaaattgaaatttattgttggGAGTAAGATGATTTGTTTAATGGGAGAGGAAGATTTTCTGATAACAAAACCGATATCAACCCCATATGTGGAGGCAACAGAAGAAGCTTTAGAGTGTTCTTTTCGCTCTTTTGAAATTGCTCATGCAACTATGATGGAAGCAACTGCAGGTGAAGTAATAAAGTCACACATGCCTAAAGTTACGACAAAAAGGATGATGAGAAGTGGAGGATATGGTTTGAATCAAAGCTTGGAAACACTTCTAAATACACCAAGCAATGAAGGGAGATTTGGTTTGGGTTATATGCCAAAcgtatatgataaaattaggcttcaaaaagaaaagaagaaaaggtgtTTGGAAAAGCAAGGGATGATGGTGTTTGATCCAAGTCTAAAATTTATACCAGCATTATATGATACTTTCAAGAGTGCTGGTATAAGTTACTCATCACGTGACTCTGATTCAAAACATTGTTTGTTAACAAAGATGGAGAGTTTATCAATTGCAGCAGTGGCACAAGAAGCATCATTTGAAGATGAAACAGTTTATGCATGTCCACCTAATTTTGAGCTTAACAATTGGGATGTT tttctttcttgcatcttgcaaattaaacacaaaagtccaaactttttcatagacaACATTCATAAGAACGAAGATGTTAGTAATTCCAGTTCTACCCTTGATACCTTAATATACACTATGGAATCTGACAAAGAGAGTGACGATGAAAATGCTGGGAGAATATCCTCAGAACTGTTAAGattagtagaagaagaagataaggtCTTAGGTCCTCACCAAGAGCTAGTTGAAGTAATCAATTTGGGTTCTCAGGAGGAATCAAAAGAGGTAAAAATTGGCACATCAATGACCAGTGAAactcgaaaaaaaataatcaatttgttACGTGAGTACTCAGATATTTTTGCTTGGAGTTATCAGGATATGCCGGGGTTAAATACGGATATTGTAGTACATCGTGTTCCTTTGAAGCCAGAATGCAATCCAGTAAGACAAAAGCTACGTAAAATGAAGCCTgatatattgattaaaataaaagaggaagtacaaaaacaaattgaagcaGGATTCCTCATAGTCTCCAAATATCCTGAATGGGTGG AAATTGTTCCAGTACCTAAAAAAGACGGAAAAGTGAGAATGTGTGTGGACTATAGAGATTTAAATCGAGCTAGTCCAAAAGATAACTTCCCTTTACCTCACATCGACATGTTGGTGGATAACACTGCAGGATATTCAACTTTCTCCTTCATGGATGGTTTCTCAggatataatcaaatcaaaatggctgaagaagatagagaaaaaacaacattcattACCCTTTGGGGAACATTTTGCTACAAAGTAATGccttttggtttgaaaaatgCCGGGGCAACATATCAGCGAGCAATGGTTACACTTTTTCATGATATGATGCATAAGGAAATAGAGgtgtatgttgatgatatgattgcAAAATCCAAGGCAAATGAAGATCATACAACTATACTTCAAAAATTATTCGATCGGTTGAGAA TCTCGGGAAAACTGTTGGGATTCATTGTCAGTGAAGAAGGGATCAAAGTAGACCCAGATAAAGTGAAGGCTATCATGGACATGCCATCCCCTGAAACGGAAAAAGAAGTTCGAGCCTTTCTTGGAAGACTGAATTACATATCCAGATTTATCTCACATTTGACCCCAACTTGCGAACCAATCTTCAAGCTTTTACGTAAAAATAATCCAGGAAAATGGAATGAGGATTGTGAAGAagctttcaacaaaattaagcaatATCTACAAAGCCCACCTGTATTGATACCTCCAGCTCCAGGACGGCCGTTAATCCTATACTTGACGGTTTTAGAAGGTTCTATGGATGGTGTTCTAGGACAACATGACTTATCAGGAAAGAAAGAGCatgctatttattatttaagcaAAAAATTCACCGATTATGAGTCGAAATACTCAATGTTAGAGCGAACTTGTTGTGCTTTGGTATGGACCGCTCACCGTTTGAGGCAATATATGTTATATCATACGACATGGCTTATTTCAAAAATGGATccaataaaatacatttttgagAAACCGTCATTATCTGGTAGAATTGCAAAGTGGCAAGTTTTGTTGTCAGAGTATGATATTGTTTATGTTACTAAAAAAGCAATAAAGGGAAGTGCGCTTGCTGATCATTTAGCTGCCCAACCAGTAGCAGATTACGAGCCAATGAGCGTTGATTTTCCTgatgaaaacatatttttagttgaaaatgaTGCTACGGATCATGAGACTTGGATTATGCTTTTTGATGGTGCCTCAAATGAGTTGGGACATGGGATTGGAGTTGTACTAATTTCCCCAAAAGGAAAGGTATTTCCCCTAACAGCTAAGTTATGTTTTGAATGCACTCACAATATCGCTGAATATGAAGCTTGTATTATGGGACTTCAAGCAGCAATCGACATGAGtgttaaaaagttgaaagttttggGTGACTCAATGCTAGTAATACATCAAGTCAAGGAAGAATGGGAAACAAGAGATGCTAAATTGGTTCCTTATAGCCAATACATTGCaaaattatctcaaaattttgagaaaatttcatttgacCATGTTCATAGGGAAGACAATCGAATGGCAGATGCAT GCACCCTGACAGTCATgtttaatcttaatcttgagtatGAGCTGTATCCAATCCAAATTACGAAAAGAGATGCGCCGGCATATTGcatgaatattgaaaatgacaaCAAGCCATGGTATTTTGATATCAAGCAATACATAAAGTGTAGAGAATATCCATATGGAGCTTCAAAGAATGACAAACGCACAATAAGAAGGTTGGCcatgaactttttcttaagtGGTGAagttctttataaaagaaaccatgATATGGTACTCCTTCGGTGTGTTGATGTGgaagaagcaaaacaaattatgataGAAATTCATGAAGGAATATGTGGAACACATGCTAACAGACATACTATGGCCAGACAAATACTTAGATCTGGTTATTATTGGACAATGATGGAATCAGACTGCATAAAATATGCAAGAGAATGTAAAAAGTGTCAAATTTACATGGATAGGATTCATGCAGCAGCATCTCCATTGCATGTCTTGTCAGCACCATGGCCATTTTCTTTGTGGGGAATTGATGTTATTGGACCCATTGATCCTAaagcctcaaatggtcatcgTTTTATTCTTGTAGCCATTGATTACTTCACTAAATGGATAGAGGCGGCATCTTACTGCAATGTTACAAGAGGAGTGGTACtcaagtttataaaaaaagagttgATCTGTCGTTATGGTCTACCAGAGGGTATTATTACAGATAATGCCAAGAAccttaataacaaaatgatggACGAACTTTGTGAGAAATTCAAGATCAATCACAGAAATTCGACTCCATATCGCCCCAAGATGAAAGGGGCAGTTGAAGCagccaacaaaaatattaaaagaattattgagAAGATGACAACAACATACAAAGATTGGCATGAAATACTACCGTTTGCATTGCATGGATATCGCACATCAGTTCGTACTTCAACAG CAACaccattttctttggtttatgGTATGGAAGCTGTCCTAC TAGAAGTTGAGATACCTTCATTGAGAGTTCTCATGGAAGCTAAGTTAGATGAAGCTGAATGGAAAAGAAGTCGTTATGAGCAGTTGAATTTCATTGAAGAATAACGTTTGACAGCATTAAGTCATGGACAACTTTACCAAAAAAGACTAATGCGAGCATACAATAAAAAGGTACACCCTCGAAGTTTTCGAGAAGGAGATTTAGTGTTAAAAAGGATACTTCCATTTCTAAAGGACCATCGAGGAAAATGGACTCCTAATTATGAAGGTCCGTTCGTGGTAAAAA CATTTTCAGGAGGAGCTTTACTTTTAACCAATATGGATGGTGTTGAGTTAAAAAATCCGGTGAATTCAGATTATGTTCGAAGATACTATGCGTGA